A DNA window from Microcystis aeruginosa NIES-843 contains the following coding sequences:
- a CDS encoding serine/threonine-protein kinase yields MKPCYCINPDCSQPGHPSNNNSNTRYCQSCGSQLLLNGKYRVSRLLSDTTGFGIVYEAFEGFTAKILKVLQEKWNNQPKAVELFKREYDVLLELSRQNVTGVPRADAYFQYSTREGKILHCLVMEKVEGINLEQWLKQYDKLSQKRALKWLREITLILDKIHQQNWMHQDIKPPNIMLRNSGELVLIDFGTAGTAREETQTYHQKGKGQQVTGITSVGYTPNEQQHSQAVIQSDFHALGRTFMHLLTGKHPLEIYYDAYNDVLAWREETENIHPLLLDFIDELMGRLPKNRPANTRVILQRLDEIERQLKLPPITPIITSPPPPNPQPVVNQKQPQVIPNINPSPPVSPVAVPKKTPAQPVKNNKLRNRIIALGGVLLLGIGITQGYGYLKYKRFPVTPQFLISGLVDTPFLYKTFTGHSEAVNSVAYSPDGRFLASVSNYDSIKIWDIENGKEPLNLANNSSLINLVAYNPLAVIILDGIVSPLPLQQQVELNLNKVLSVAYSPDGRYLASGGGTLLTQGEEQGEEQSVDIIKIWDIERRKELFPITVNSRHIVNSVAYSPDGRYLASGSADKTIKIWDTKTGTELSTLTGHSEAVNSVAYSPDGRYLASASSDETIKIWDVKNNKELNTFIYNYSKTITGVGYLIRIAYSPNGRYLASGYLNGTIQLWDVKTGNKVHTLTGHSGSVIPLAYSPDGRYLASGSSDGTIKIWEVATGKELRTLTGHSDTVWSVVYSPDGRYLASGSGDKNIKIWRVGQ; encoded by the coding sequence ATGAAACCCTGTTACTGCATTAATCCCGATTGTTCTCAACCAGGGCATCCGAGTAATAATAACTCGAATACTCGTTACTGTCAAAGTTGCGGCTCTCAATTGTTGTTAAATGGTAAATATAGGGTGAGTCGGTTATTGAGTGATACGACCGGTTTTGGCATTGTTTATGAGGCTTTTGAAGGTTTTACAGCCAAAATCCTCAAGGTATTACAAGAAAAATGGAATAATCAACCGAAGGCAGTGGAATTATTTAAACGGGAATATGACGTTTTATTAGAGTTAAGTCGTCAAAATGTCACCGGTGTTCCTCGAGCGGATGCCTATTTTCAATATTCCACGAGAGAAGGGAAAATATTACACTGTTTAGTTATGGAAAAAGTGGAGGGTATTAATTTAGAACAGTGGCTAAAGCAGTATGATAAATTAAGTCAAAAACGAGCCTTAAAATGGCTGAGAGAAATTACTTTAATTCTCGATAAAATTCATCAACAGAATTGGATGCATCAAGATATTAAACCCCCTAATATTATGTTGCGGAATAGTGGCGAGTTGGTGTTAATTGATTTTGGGACAGCAGGGACAGCAAGGGAAGAAACCCAAACCTATCATCAAAAGGGAAAAGGTCAACAGGTGACAGGTATTACCTCGGTCGGATATACACCCAATGAACAACAACATAGCCAGGCGGTGATTCAATCAGATTTTCATGCTTTAGGACGAACTTTTATGCATTTATTAACCGGAAAACATCCCTTAGAAATTTATTATGATGCGTATAATGATGTTTTAGCTTGGCGAGAAGAAACGGAAAATATTCACCCGTTATTGTTGGATTTTATTGACGAGTTAATGGGAAGATTACCCAAGAATAGACCGGCTAATACTAGGGTTATTTTACAGCGTTTGGATGAGATTGAACGGCAATTAAAGTTACCTCCTATAACTCCTATTATAACATCTCCACCACCACCAAATCCGCAGCCTGTTGTAAATCAAAAACAACCACAGGTTATTCCTAATATTAATCCTTCTCCGCCGGTTTCACCTGTGGCTGTACCCAAAAAAACACCAGCACAACCGGTTAAAAATAATAAGCTGAGAAATAGAATAATAGCTCTTGGTGGAGTTTTGTTATTAGGAATAGGAATAACGCAAGGTTATGGTTATTTAAAATATAAAAGATTTCCGGTTACTCCTCAATTTTTAATCTCTGGTTTAGTTGATACTCCCTTTCTTTATAAGACCTTTACTGGTCATTCTGAGGCGGTTAACTCAGTAGCTTATAGTCCCGATGGACGGTTTTTGGCGAGTGTGAGTAATTACGATAGCATCAAAATTTGGGATATAGAAAATGGAAAAGAACCGCTTAATCTTGCTAATAATTCTAGCTTGATTAACTTAGTAGCCTATAATCCTTTAGCAGTAATAATCCTTGATGGTATAGTCTCTCCTCTTCCTCTTCAACAACAAGTAGAGCTTAATCTTAATAAAGTCTTGTCAGTAGCTTATAGTCCAGATGGACGCTATTTAGCCAGTGGGGGTGGGACATTATTGACTCAGGGGGAAGAACAGGGGGAAGAACAAAGTGTAGATATCATCAAAATTTGGGATATAGAAAGGAGAAAAGAATTGTTTCCCATTACTGTTAATTCTCGGCATATAGTTAACTCAGTAGCCTATAGTCCCGATGGCCGCTACTTAGCTAGTGGAAGTGCGGACAAAACTATCAAGATTTGGGATACAAAAACAGGAACAGAATTGAGTACCCTCACTGGTCATTCTGAGGCGGTTAACTCAGTAGCTTATAGTCCAGATGGAAGGTATTTAGCGAGTGCGAGTAGTGACGAGACTATTAAAATTTGGGATGTAAAAAATAACAAAGAATTAAATACCTTTATTTATAATTATTCAAAGACAATAACAGGTGTGGGCTATTTAATTAGAATAGCCTATAGTCCTAATGGACGATATTTAGCCAGTGGATATCTTAATGGAACTATCCAACTTTGGGATGTAAAAACAGGAAACAAAGTGCATACTCTTACTGGTCATTCTGGTTCGGTTATTCCATTAGCATATAGTCCCGATGGCCGCTATTTAGCTAGTGGGAGTAGTGACGGGACTATTAAAATTTGGGAGGTAGCAACGGGAAAAGAATTGCGTACCCTTACTGGTCATTCTGACACGGTTTGGTCAGTAGTATATAGTCCCGATGGCCGTTATTTAGCTAGTGGGAGTGGTGACAAAAATATAAAAATTTGGCGGGTGGGACAGTAA
- a CDS encoding type II toxin-antitoxin system VapB family antitoxin, giving the protein MMTNIIIDDQLMADALKATGLKTKQEVVELGLKTLIRLKQQEKIKAFKGKLKWEGNLEEMRHNQ; this is encoded by the coding sequence ATGATGACTAACATTATCATTGATGACCAACTCATGGCTGATGCTCTTAAAGCTACTGGTTTAAAGACTAAACAAGAAGTTGTTGAATTGGGTCTTAAGACTTTGATTCGGCTCAAACAACAGGAGAAAATTAAAGCCTTTAAAGGTAAGCTTAAATGGGAAGGAAACCTTGAGGAAATGAGGCACAATCAATGA
- the vapC gene encoding type II toxin-antitoxin system VapC family toxin yields MILVDSSVWIDLLLGVEPIAIGDIILTEVLQGFRSDKDYQIAYRLLTSLTIYDLLGLRMALKSADNYRQLRKKGITIRKTADVIIASFCIENNLPLLFSDKDFIPFVKHLKLISACPTTNDER; encoded by the coding sequence ATGATTCTTGTGGATTCTAGTGTTTGGATTGATTTACTGCTGGGAGTTGAGCCGATAGCTATTGGTGATATTATTCTCACCGAAGTTCTCCAAGGTTTTAGGAGTGATAAGGATTATCAAATAGCCTATCGCTTACTAACTTCATTGACTATTTATGATTTACTAGGTTTGAGAATGGCATTGAAAAGCGCGGACAATTATCGCCAGTTACGCAAGAAGGGGATAACTATTAGAAAAACTGCTGATGTTATTATTGCCTCCTTTTGTATTGAAAATAATCTTCCGCTCCTTTTTTCAGATAAAGATTTTATTCCTTTCGTGAAGCACTTAAAGCTAATTTCAGCTTGTCCTACTACTAATGATGAACGATGA
- a CDS encoding DUF433 domain-containing protein, with amino-acid sequence MEKQLWQRITLDLNICHGKPCLRGLRYPVEFILELLSSGMGIEDILADYDDLEREDILAALLFATRLTQVKSIYQIAP; translated from the coding sequence ATGGAAAAACAACTTTGGCAGCGAATCACCCTCGATTTAAATATCTGTCATGGCAAACCTTGCCTTCGAGGATTGCGTTATCCTGTTGAATTTATCCTAGAATTACTTAGTTCTGGCATGGGTATCGAAGATATTTTAGCCGACTACGATGATTTGGAACGGGAGGATATTCTAGCGGCGTTATTGTTTGCCACTCGGTTGACTCAGGTAAAAAGCATCTACCAAATTGCACCATGA
- a CDS encoding response regulator transcription factor: protein MDTPAKVLLVDDEPGVRESVQAYLQYGDDFEVRTASNANEAWDLLNQEIPELVISDIMMPQVDGYQFLKKLREDARFQTIPVVFLTARGMTSDRIQGYNAGCDAYLSKPFDPEELEALIKSLIERRRQSLQATSENARLEEIARDIRELKQQVGQQNTFTTTPPPIKIDLTPREQSVLDLVAEGLMNKEIASRLETSVRNVEKYVSRLFSKTGTNSRTELVRFALKHGLTN, encoded by the coding sequence ATGGACACACCTGCGAAAGTTTTGTTAGTGGATGACGAACCGGGGGTTCGTGAATCTGTGCAAGCATATCTACAGTACGGGGATGACTTCGAGGTAAGAACTGCTAGTAATGCTAACGAAGCCTGGGATTTACTCAATCAAGAAATTCCGGAATTAGTCATCTCCGACATTATGATGCCGCAGGTGGATGGCTATCAGTTTCTGAAGAAATTGCGCGAAGATGCTCGTTTTCAGACAATTCCCGTGGTTTTTCTCACTGCTAGGGGGATGACGAGCGATCGCATTCAGGGTTATAATGCCGGTTGTGATGCTTATTTATCCAAGCCTTTCGATCCCGAAGAATTAGAAGCATTAATCAAGTCTTTAATCGAGCGCCGTCGTCAATCCCTGCAAGCCACCAGCGAAAACGCTAGATTAGAAGAAATTGCCCGAGATATCCGGGAATTAAAACAGCAGGTGGGACAACAGAACACTTTTACTACTACTCCCCCCCCGATTAAAATTGACCTTACCCCCCGGGAACAAAGTGTTTTAGATTTAGTAGCGGAGGGATTGATGAATAAAGAAATTGCCAGTCGTCTAGAAACCAGTGTCAGAAACGTAGAAAAATACGTCAGTCGCTTATTTAGCAAGACTGGTACTAATAGTCGCACGGAATTGGTACGTTTTGCCCTAAAACACGGTTTAACCAATTAA
- a CDS encoding putative PEP-binding protein, which translates to MTILCWLDRISASDRPLVGEKAFIASELHQGGYPIIGGFAIFNRIFAEFLETINNADSFLTDFPQSSLYLDVDNAKALQLVAKESRRAILQAQIPPLWLEELAAAVAQLSMDTLVWRFSLPANLARRTLGLFSAPISGIKADNLENALKQAWAELFNAKSLFYWRKMGIGLEKIQLSLLVQPLLPANCAGNVLINDDNWKIQAVWGLGHSLVNGEVAPDTYIIDRSGQLRSRQLGNKSRAYYLNSDSNLLAPQLLAPSLQESYCLDNFALDRLCQLVQSLLTEKPTLTSIEWLMMLDGQIYILNCHSQEITATTCHYPLRGLGASPGLASGVAKVISNFDSPEANFQDCILVTTNLPPKKLPHLRQIRAMITEQGGLTSHGAILARELAIPAVVGVKNATEIIRSGEIILVDGTRGIISLASQEQISLPSAPPRETDGTAIATRLMVNLSQTESIAGIQELPIDGIGLLRSEWMILELLSQRNLEEWLTPEHQEALIERLSDLIAQFALSIQPKPLFYRSFDAQHSTKDSRGTHGYILDPTLFDLELQALRRVQTTSATNINLLLPFVRGVEEFIFCRQRVQSALLTQVPSFQLGIMVEVPGVIFQLGDYVQAGVQLIAIGTNDLTQLLLGSDREHFSEYFNARHPAVRAALKQIITQAKVLQIPCSVCGMAIVQYPEIIDDLIAWGVTSLSVDTEAVLATREAIVRAERRFLLENSR; encoded by the coding sequence GTGACCATTCTCTGCTGGCTCGATCGCATTAGTGCTTCTGATCGCCCCCTGGTGGGGGAAAAAGCTTTTATTGCCAGTGAATTACACCAGGGAGGATACCCAATTATCGGGGGATTTGCCATTTTTAACCGCATTTTTGCGGAATTTTTGGAAACTATCAACAATGCTGACTCTTTCTTGACTGATTTTCCGCAATCTTCCCTCTATTTAGACGTAGATAACGCAAAAGCTCTGCAATTAGTCGCCAAAGAAAGTCGGCGCGCCATTTTACAAGCGCAAATTCCTCCTCTCTGGTTAGAAGAACTAGCGGCGGCCGTGGCACAATTATCCATGGATACCCTAGTATGGCGCTTTTCCCTACCAGCTAATCTGGCTCGGCGAACGCTCGGTTTATTTTCCGCCCCAATCAGTGGAATTAAAGCAGATAATCTAGAAAATGCCCTAAAACAAGCTTGGGCGGAGTTATTCAACGCCAAAAGTCTATTTTATTGGCGAAAAATGGGAATTGGTTTAGAAAAAATTCAATTATCTTTACTGGTACAACCGTTATTACCGGCCAATTGTGCGGGAAATGTGTTGATTAATGACGATAACTGGAAAATTCAGGCAGTTTGGGGGTTAGGACACAGTTTAGTTAATGGAGAAGTGGCACCGGATACCTATATTATTGATCGCTCCGGTCAATTACGCAGTCGGCAATTAGGCAATAAATCCCGCGCTTATTATCTCAATAGTGACAGTAATCTGCTCGCGCCACAATTATTAGCACCCAGTTTACAGGAAAGCTACTGTTTAGATAATTTCGCCCTCGATCGCCTTTGTCAACTGGTTCAATCTCTACTGACGGAAAAACCGACGTTAACCAGCATAGAATGGCTGATGATGCTGGATGGTCAAATTTATATTCTTAACTGTCACAGTCAGGAAATCACCGCTACTACCTGCCATTATCCCTTAAGAGGATTAGGGGCATCCCCGGGGTTGGCATCGGGAGTGGCAAAAGTGATCAGCAATTTCGACTCCCCAGAGGCAAATTTTCAGGATTGCATTCTGGTTACTACTAATTTACCTCCGAAAAAACTGCCCCATTTACGCCAAATTCGAGCAATGATCACGGAACAGGGGGGATTAACTAGCCATGGAGCCATTTTAGCCCGGGAATTAGCCATTCCTGCCGTTGTCGGGGTGAAAAATGCCACGGAAATTATCCGCTCAGGGGAGATAATTTTAGTAGATGGTACGAGGGGAATTATTTCTCTAGCATCTCAGGAACAGATTTCCTTACCCTCAGCACCCCCCAGAGAAACCGACGGGACGGCAATTGCTACCCGTTTGATGGTTAATCTCAGTCAAACTGAAAGTATTGCCGGAATCCAAGAGCTGCCTATTGATGGGATTGGTTTATTGCGCTCAGAATGGATGATTTTAGAGTTACTTTCTCAGCGTAATCTAGAAGAATGGTTAACACCAGAGCATCAAGAAGCATTGATCGAGAGATTAAGTGATTTAATCGCACAATTTGCCCTTAGTATCCAGCCTAAGCCTTTATTTTATCGTTCTTTTGATGCTCAACATTCGACTAAAGACAGTCGGGGAACCCATGGTTATATATTAGATCCGACTCTATTCGATCTGGAATTGCAAGCTTTACGACGGGTACAAACCACCAGCGCCACCAATATTAATTTACTGCTTCCCTTTGTCCGCGGGGTTGAGGAATTTATTTTCTGCCGGCAACGGGTACAATCGGCTTTACTCACTCAAGTCCCTTCTTTCCAATTGGGGATAATGGTGGAAGTACCGGGAGTAATCTTTCAATTGGGGGATTATGTGCAAGCGGGGGTACAATTAATCGCTATTGGTACTAATGATTTAACTCAATTACTTTTAGGTAGCGATCGAGAACATTTCTCAGAATATTTTAACGCCCGTCATCCCGCAGTCAGGGCAGCTTTAAAACAAATTATCACTCAAGCAAAAGTTTTACAGATTCCCTGTTCCGTTTGCGGCATGGCCATCGTCCAGTATCCTGAAATTATCGATGATTTGATTGCTTGGGGTGTGACTTCTCTTTCGGTGGATACAGAAGCAGTTTTAGCCACTAGAGAGGCAATTGTTCGCGCCGAAAGAAGATTTTTATTGGAAAATAGCAGATAA
- a CDS encoding glycerol-3-phosphate acyltransferase → MREIWGSLFIFLVCPIIGGLPLIDWINYLVTGRKLSQLGTGNIGVTAAFYHGGKLVGILAVISEAAKGIIVILLTRLFFPTGSSWELLALIALVVGRYWLGKGAGTTNVFWGLIVHDFVAVFLTSIISGISFTIFREKSTGRLVGLFLLALILTLRRPHDSGYIITAIALACLLGAIFQKIADDLDLPEASVNNESKTMFRFFRGDRSIQTLDDNLVASKVGQKAATLADLKRAGYPIPRGWILPPGDDPQPLIESLNPDINHPLVVRSSAIGEDGETASSAGQYTTILNVIDRENLAAAILSCQTSYNSPNAVNYRLDRGQENTAMAVLIQEQIRGVFSGVAFSRDPINPLSLDVVIEALPGDATRVVSGRITPESYRVNLEENIIIGAGDIPPAIIQQVANLCRQLENLDHGIPQDIEWTHDGRKLWLLQCRPITNLQPIWTRKIAAEVIPGVIRPLPWSINRPLTCGVWGDIFWLVLDKKALDLDFNKTATLHYQRAYFNASLLGTIFRRMGLPPESLEFLTKGAKFTKPPLTATLANSPGLLKLLGRELQLEKDFSQDQKNYFIPTLKKINATSPEALSSGEILEQIEEILTVLKKATYYSILAPLSFALRRSISQVPFERLDNSQAPEIASMRSLSELRKNTIDRDFDSAFSLWLETYGYLSEVGTDISIPRWRENPQELLQLPLDSPGNNSHKKVKSSHTVQKRLNIKNQVTEIYSRLLAHLRWHFLALETLWLQQQILSETGDIFYLNYSEVIQLGQNNKIANLNQIIRQRRQQFQENSQLTDIPYIVYGQPPKREFLVSNLTAKKRLQGIAASGGTVEGRIKIMPTLQNLEIAPNTILVIPYTDSGWSPLLSQAVGIIAEVGGQLSHGAIIAREYGIPAVMDVHNAMKLLKDGQLIRLDGSQGIIEIL, encoded by the coding sequence ATGAGAGAAATTTGGGGATCCCTATTTATTTTTTTAGTCTGTCCTATAATCGGGGGACTGCCTCTGATCGATTGGATAAATTATCTCGTAACTGGACGTAAATTATCCCAATTAGGTACTGGTAATATCGGTGTAACTGCCGCTTTTTATCATGGGGGGAAATTAGTGGGAATTTTGGCGGTAATTTCGGAAGCAGCCAAGGGAATTATCGTTATTCTCCTAACCCGTTTATTTTTTCCCACCGGCTCTTCTTGGGAATTATTAGCTTTAATTGCCTTAGTCGTGGGGCGCTATTGGTTAGGAAAAGGTGCGGGAACTACTAATGTTTTCTGGGGATTAATCGTTCACGATTTTGTCGCTGTTTTTCTCACCTCAATCATTAGTGGAATTAGCTTTACTATTTTTCGAGAAAAATCTACGGGGAGATTGGTAGGATTATTTTTATTAGCTTTAATTCTCACCTTGCGCCGTCCCCACGATTCAGGTTATATTATAACTGCCATTGCTTTAGCCTGTTTATTAGGGGCAATTTTTCAAAAAATAGCCGACGATTTAGACTTACCTGAAGCAAGTGTTAACAATGAATCAAAAACTATGTTTCGTTTTTTTCGTGGAGATCGATCGATCCAAACTCTTGATGACAATCTGGTAGCTTCAAAAGTGGGACAAAAAGCCGCCACTTTAGCCGATCTTAAGCGTGCCGGTTATCCCATTCCTAGGGGTTGGATTTTACCACCGGGGGATGATCCACAACCGTTAATAGAATCTCTTAATCCTGATATTAATCATCCCTTAGTCGTGCGCTCTTCCGCTATTGGAGAAGATGGTGAAACCGCTTCATCTGCGGGACAATATACCACAATTCTTAACGTCATCGATCGAGAAAATTTAGCGGCGGCGATTTTAAGTTGTCAAACCTCCTATAATAGTCCTAATGCTGTTAATTATCGACTCGATCGAGGTCAAGAAAACACGGCCATGGCTGTGTTAATCCAAGAACAAATTCGAGGAGTTTTTTCGGGAGTTGCCTTCAGTCGTGATCCGATTAATCCTCTCAGTCTAGATGTAGTTATTGAAGCTTTACCCGGAGATGCCACCAGAGTTGTATCGGGAAGAATCACCCCCGAAAGTTATCGAGTTAATTTAGAAGAAAATATCATCATCGGAGCGGGAGATATTCCCCCGGCTATTATTCAACAGGTAGCTAATCTTTGTCGGCAATTAGAAAACCTTGATCATGGCATTCCCCAAGATATAGAATGGACTCATGACGGACGAAAATTATGGTTATTACAGTGCCGTCCTATCACTAATTTACAGCCAATTTGGACAAGAAAAATCGCGGCTGAAGTTATCCCCGGGGTGATTCGTCCTTTGCCTTGGTCAATTAATCGTCCTTTAACTTGTGGAGTTTGGGGAGATATTTTCTGGTTAGTTTTAGACAAAAAAGCCCTCGATTTGGATTTCAATAAAACAGCGACTTTACACTATCAAAGAGCCTATTTTAATGCTTCTTTGTTAGGAACAATTTTCCGTCGCATGGGATTACCTCCAGAAAGCTTAGAATTCCTGACCAAAGGGGCAAAGTTTACCAAACCACCTTTAACGGCAACTTTGGCTAATTCGCCTGGTTTATTAAAACTTTTAGGACGGGAATTACAGTTAGAAAAAGACTTTAGCCAAGATCAAAAAAACTATTTTATCCCGACGCTCAAAAAAATTAACGCTACTTCCCCAGAAGCTTTATCTTCAGGGGAGATTTTAGAGCAAATTGAGGAGATTTTAACCGTCTTAAAAAAAGCTACCTATTATAGTATTCTTGCCCCTCTTAGCTTCGCCTTGCGTCGCAGTATTTCGCAAGTACCTTTTGAGAGATTGGATAACTCCCAAGCGCCAGAAATAGCCTCAATGCGATCGCTATCTGAACTGAGAAAAAATACGATCGATCGAGATTTTGACTCAGCTTTTTCCCTCTGGTTAGAAACCTACGGTTATTTAAGCGAAGTGGGGACTGATATTTCCATACCGAGATGGCGAGAAAATCCCCAAGAGCTGCTACAACTCCCCTTAGATAGTCCGGGCAATAATAGCCATAAAAAAGTTAAATCTTCTCATACTGTCCAAAAAAGATTAAATATCAAAAACCAAGTGACTGAAATTTACTCCCGTCTTTTAGCTCACCTACGCTGGCATTTTCTCGCTTTAGAAACCCTCTGGTTACAGCAGCAAATATTATCGGAGACGGGAGATATATTTTATCTAAATTACTCAGAAGTTATCCAGTTAGGTCAGAATAATAAAATCGCCAATCTTAACCAGATTATCCGTCAGCGTCGCCAACAATTCCAAGAAAACTCTCAATTAACCGATATTCCCTACATCGTTTATGGACAACCACCGAAAAGAGAATTTTTAGTTTCAAATTTAACTGCCAAAAAACGCTTACAGGGAATTGCCGCTAGTGGGGGGACAGTGGAGGGACGAATCAAAATTATGCCAACCCTACAAAATCTAGAAATTGCCCCTAATACTATTCTCGTTATTCCCTATACTGACTCAGGATGGTCGCCTTTATTATCCCAGGCTGTGGGAATTATTGCCGAGGTGGGGGGACAATTATCCCATGGTGCTATTATTGCCAGAGAATACGGAATTCCCGCGGTTATGGATGTGCATAATGCCATGAAATTGTTAAAAGATGGTCAATTAATTCGTCTCGATGGCAGTCAAGGAATTATTGAAATTCTCTAG
- a CDS encoding Uma2 family endonuclease: MSQTLPKTVNFEEFVLWLPENSGVRYELHKGNIIEMAQPAGEHEEIKGFLTVKLSGIIDRLGLPYLIPNQAIVRPAGKNSGYFPDVLVLNRTKLAQEKLWKKESILRDGASIPLIIEVVSTNWRDDYYLKFADYEEMGIPEYWIVDYAALGGRNFLGTPKQPTISVCRLVEEEYQIRQFRDRDILISQTFTELNLTVNQIFLSL; encoded by the coding sequence ATGAGCCAAACTTTACCTAAAACTGTTAATTTCGAGGAATTCGTCCTTTGGCTGCCTGAAAATTCGGGAGTGCGTTATGAGCTACACAAGGGAAATATTATTGAAATGGCACAACCCGCAGGAGAACACGAGGAAATCAAAGGATTTTTAACTGTTAAACTCAGTGGAATAATTGATAGACTAGGGCTTCCTTATTTAATTCCTAACCAAGCGATTGTCAGACCTGCTGGTAAAAATTCTGGTTATTTTCCCGATGTATTAGTGCTAAATCGAACCAAGCTCGCTCAGGAAAAATTATGGAAAAAAGAATCAATCCTTAGGGATGGTGCATCTATCCCTCTGATCATTGAAGTGGTATCGACTAACTGGCGTGATGATTACTACTTAAAATTTGCTGATTATGAAGAAATGGGTATTCCCGAATATTGGATTGTCGATTATGCAGCCTTGGGTGGGCGTAATTTTCTTGGCACTCCTAAACAACCGACCATCTCTGTTTGTCGCTTAGTTGAGGAAGAATATCAAATTCGGCAATTTCGAGACAGAGATATCCTGATCTCCCAGACTTTCACGGAATTAAATCTCACTGTCAATCAGATTTTCTTAAGTCTGTAG
- a CDS encoding helix-turn-helix domain-containing protein: protein MFIFDSKTDILINSQELTFKSEYFCDFSRYFQNREFVNGDALQLSGDHFEGYLSRIIIDEVMLELSQRNCLINVVGVVHSKMWVFAIPIQVNSVFFQNLYSLENNYLGIVPPKSEISIFQHPFSNRFQLYVHDNYLQQLCQTLELPEAKKFLNSSAASIVICPSEKIRHLQQSCHQLYRMLFNLDRQQISWQRKALRLNFFKQKLKEEIVKDFLLTLAVTKDIKTPKNTIRRTSILKKAEEMMRKNLRSDLTIPAICQELKVSQRTLEYIFKDFYQMSPYNYFKLLRLNALHQSLNQNNQTKLVYEIAEELGFFHRGYLASDYKKLFGYFPSET, encoded by the coding sequence ATGTTTATTTTTGACAGTAAAACCGATATTTTAATTAATTCTCAGGAATTAACCTTTAAAAGTGAATATTTTTGTGACTTTTCTCGCTATTTTCAGAATCGAGAATTTGTCAACGGAGATGCTTTACAACTCAGTGGTGATCATTTTGAAGGGTATCTTTCAAGGATCATCATCGATGAAGTGATGTTAGAATTATCGCAACGTAATTGTTTAATAAATGTTGTGGGAGTAGTCCATTCTAAAATGTGGGTTTTTGCGATTCCTATTCAGGTGAATTCTGTCTTCTTCCAAAATTTGTATTCATTAGAAAATAACTATCTTGGGATTGTCCCCCCTAAATCAGAAATTTCCATTTTTCAACATCCCTTTTCCAATCGTTTTCAGCTTTACGTTCATGATAATTATCTGCAACAATTGTGCCAAACTTTAGAGTTACCAGAAGCGAAAAAGTTTTTAAATTCTTCCGCTGCTTCTATTGTGATTTGCCCATCGGAAAAAATTCGTCATCTCCAACAATCTTGTCATCAACTTTATCGAATGCTATTTAATTTAGATCGTCAACAAATATCTTGGCAAAGAAAAGCATTAAGATTAAATTTTTTCAAGCAAAAATTAAAAGAAGAAATTGTCAAAGATTTTCTTTTGACTTTAGCAGTAACCAAAGATATTAAAACTCCTAAAAACACTATCAGACGCACCTCTATTCTCAAAAAAGCAGAAGAAATGATGAGAAAAAATCTGCGTTCTGATCTGACTATTCCAGCGATTTGTCAAGAATTAAAAGTAAGTCAACGCACCTTAGAATATATATTTAAAGACTTCTATCAAATGTCTCCTTACAATTATTTTAAATTGCTTCGTCTTAATGCTTTACATCAATCTCTTAACCAAAATAATCAGACAAAATTAGTTTATGAAATTGCTGAAGAATTAGGTTTTTTTCACCGAGGATATCTGGCCTCTGATTATAAAAAACTGTTTGGTTACTTCCCCTCTGAAACCTAA